From the Malus domestica chromosome 17, GDT2T_hap1 genome, one window contains:
- the LOC103432121 gene encoding uncharacterized protein, whose product MAGLLAWAADVVGGGGGQDNEQDIPLIFTQEQQRYVLDLDHKASSLGRSIQDLRLRLPPSDISQRLPDLHAHSLASNAALALQLNSHSTTREQAQLREVTLQEENAAYERAISNCESKIQEKIQEADLLQRKLMEMDESERNLRDELENAETALDASRSGQSDESTGDPNTTVETENDVEASNKAILEKLEERHNELSSMEAVVNDLEERWAKSQESALSQPLPVQREKILDKQLHSVIEQLEAKQAQAEGLVNEIHLKATELERLNVLWRNLESSNIEMNTARNRFGRSASGNGSASSDYILDAHHRNADGRAENQQRLMLLRSGFVLYILALNILVFIKISF is encoded by the exons aTGGCGGGACTGCTAGCATGGGCAGCAGACGTAGTGGGAGGAGGTGGTGGGCAAGACAACGAACAAGACATCCCACTGATATTCACTCAGGAGCAGCAGAGGTATGTCCTGGACTTGGATCACAAAGCATCTTCTCTCGGCCGTTCGATCCAAGACCTCCGGCTCAGACTCCCTCCTTCCGACATCTCCCAGCGCCTCCCTGATCTCCACGCCCACTCCCTCGCTTCCAACGCCGCCCTTGCTCTCCAATTGAACTCCCATTCCACCACCCGCGAACAG GCACAGTTGAGAGAGGTGACATTGCAGGAAGAGAATGCTGCATATGAAAGGGCTATATCCAATTGTGAAAGTAAAATACAggagaaaattcaagaagcgGATTTGCTTCAGAGGAAGCTAATG GAGATGGACGAGAGTGAAAGGAATTTGAGAGATGAGCTTGAAAATGCAGAAACCGCATTGGATGCCAGTCGATCTGGCCAATCAGATGAATCCACTGGTGACCCAAATACGACAGTTGAAACTGAAAATGATGTAGAAGCTTCAAATAAGGCTATACTTGAAAAGTTAGAGGAGAGGCATAATGAATTG AGTTCAATGGAAGCAGTAGTGAATGATTTAGAGGAAAGATGGGCAAAAAGTCAAGAAAGTGCATTGAGTCAGCCTTTGCCAG TGCAAAGAGAGAAGATTTTGGATAAACAACTTCACAGCGTAATTGAGCAGCTAGAAGCAAAACAG GCACAAGCAGAAGGCCTGGTCAATGAAATTCATTTGAAAGCGACGGAGCTGGAAAGATTGAATGTGTTGTGGAGGAATCTTGAAAGTAGCAACATAGAAATGAATACTGCTAGAAATAGGTTTGGACGAAGCGCATCAGGAAATGGATCTGCTTCGTCTGATTATATCCTTGACGCTCATCATAGAAATGCCGATGGCCGAGCAGAGAATCAGCAGAGGCTCATGCTGCTGAGGTCGGGTTTTGTGCTCTACATTTTAGCTTTGAACATCTTGGTCTTCATCAAGATCTCGTTTTGA
- the LOC103417092 gene encoding disease resistance protein RPV1-like, whose protein sequence is MALLRSAAFKDSNSSSQRCCYHVFLSFRGEDTRKTFTDHLYTALVNAGFQTFRDNDELERGEDIKPELEKAIRQSQTCVIVFSKEYASSRYCLDELLIILERKRTNREFVVLPVFYDVDPSHLRKQTGSFAEAFSRHQSAQSSSKVSRWRAALAQVADLAGMVLPNQADGYESKFIKKIVKVIEGKLRRVTPLSVSPKLIGIQSRAKRIDSWLKDGSTDVGVLVLYGISGVGKTTIAKSVYNSNFRRFEGRSFVENIRELSEQPNGLVQIQKHLLSDILNGRNVEIHSVSEGVSKVEDAIRSKRVLLILDDVDHTNQLDAVFRMKHCFYPGSKIIITTRRAKLLKPQQVSEVHNVEPLSYNESMELFSWHAFEQDHPVDGFMKHSEEVVDHCGGLPLALRVLGSSLMGESITVWQSTLEKLKAIPDGQIMKKLRSSYDSLQDNHDRDLFLHIACFFVGKDKDCVVWILDDCQFYTVVGIQNLVDRCLVTIHQCEWHKYCKIQMHDLVRDMGREIVRSESEEPEKRSRLWHHKDSFKVLREKNGTQTICGLVLNMFPADTTSMNSDEMVFETEAFTRMHKLKLLHLSHVQLNGSYAEFPTELRWLCWHEFSLNSIPINFPLENLVVLEMHHSCLRQVWKGTKCLPSLKILDLSHSHDLRESVADFSLFPNLEKLILVDCRNLIDVHESIESLEKLVYLNMKDCKSIRMLNKNIGKLKLLKTLIISGCSNLNESSVDMMRNMESLKVLEADEIPVNQVLTAGGQLIESWPARSSYIFWTSLPCSLVSLSLSGRNLSNEDFPMELGNLSSLEKLNLQSTSVCSLPSCIKGLKKLCELNFGGCKSLKELVGLPKVKHVFVTDCTSLEKVTYESFSSYKNSLILFRHNRSLVEAEYMFRLEPIGKVDTEMINLLELRNYLESTATIKMHVPFSYGKISQDYESRPIQGLYEYGIFSTFLQGNQVPGRFDHRSSDAGTSISCRVPSLPPNYVIRGLNIFAVYALSEHSSFYAFDNPLFKKVWNKSKSLKWIYNPQVYGIPREGEDMVWLSHWKLEGELLGGNEVVVSVFMQPGVFHLKEFGVQLVCEKHENNITSKQHNTWTDPYYPRVIRGDLSSREATEGTYWLCWRPHSPEAIAWFDYLDRDFDDHELDTVTQLGEEQEEEEEEEEEKQLQDDPMLLPAATGRLTSDSEDENNGSKNDIEISESSKKGSQGNDNDVQSAAKDVADEELMQCLEILNNMEELDDDTYSKALKLFHDDATWRKLFVSMPDKRKKPFILRLGSRKD, encoded by the exons ATGGCTCTTCTGAGATCAGCAGCTTTTAAAGATTCCAATTCTTCGTCTCAACGTTGTTGTTATCACGTGTTCTTGAGTTTCAGAGGGGAAGACACACGCAAGACTTTTACGGACCACCTCTACACAGCCTTGGTCAATGCAGGATTCCAAACGTTCCGTGACAACGATGAGCTCGAGAGGGGAGAAGACATCAAGCCGGAACTGGAGAAAGCGATCCGGCAGTCACAAACTTGTGTAATTGTGTTTTCCAAAGAATACGCATCTTCCAGATATTGCCTTGACGAGCTTTTGATCATCCTCGAGCGCAAGAGGACTAACAGAGAGTTTGTAGTTCTACCTGTCTTCTACGACGTCGATCCATCCCATCTGAGGAAGCAGACGGGAAGTTTTGCAGAAGCATTTTccaggcaccaaagtgctcagtCTTCCAGCAAGGTCAGCAGATGGAGGGCGGCACTTGCACAAGTTGCAGATTTAGCTGGCATGGTGTTACCAAATCAAGCTGACGGGT atgAGTCGAAGTTTATCAAAAAGATTGTTAAAGTCATAGAAGGAAAACTAAGGCGGGTCACACCCTTAAGTGTTTCCCCTAAGTTGATTGGAATTCAATCTCGAGCGAAAAGAATCGATTCCTGGTTAAAAGATGGATCGACTGATGTTGGCGTACTTGTACTTTATGGGATCAGTGGAGTTGGCAAGACGACCATTGCGAAATCTGTTTATAATTCAAACTTTAGAAGATTTGAAGGAAGAAGTTTTGTTGAAAATATCCGAGAACTTTCGGAACAACCAAATGGCTtggtacaaatacaaaaacaTCTTCTTTCTGATATTTTGAATGGGAGAAATGTGGAAATACACAGCGTTAGCGAGGGAGTATCTAAGGTTGAAGATGCCATCAGATCGAAGAGGGTTCTTCTTATCCTCGATGATGTGGATCATACGAACCAATTGGATGCGGTATTTAGGATGAAACATTGTTTTTATCCGGGAAGTAAGATCATCATAACAACTAGGCGTGCAAAGTTGTTAAAGCCTCAACAAGTTTCTGAGGTGCATAATGTTGAACCTTTGAGTTACAATGAATCTATGGAACTCTTCAGTTGGCATGCTTTTGAACAAGATCATCCCGTTGATGGTTTCATGAAACATTCAGAAGAGGTGGTAGATCACTGTGGAGGACTTCCATTAGCTCTTCGAGTTTTGGGTTCTTCTCTAATGGGGGAAAGTATAACTGTATGGCAAAGTACGTTAGAGAAATTAAAGGCTATTCCAGATGGTCAAATCATGAAGAAACTCAGATCAAGCTACGACTCTTTACAAGACAATCATGATCGAGATTTATTTCTCCAtattgcttgtttctttgttggaAAGGACAAAGATTGCGTTGTTTGGATTTTGGATGACTGTCAGTTCTACACTGTTGTTGGAATTCAAAATCTCGTCGACAGGTGCTTAGTGACAATTCATCAATGTGAGTGGCACAAATATTGCAAGATTCAGATGCATGACTTAGTTCGTGACATGGGCAGAGAAATTGTTCGCTCAGAATCAGAGGAGCCGGAGAAGCGTAGTAGATTATGGCATCATAAAGATTCTTTCAAAGTattgagagaaaaaaat GGTACCCAAACAATTTGCGGTCTTGTCCTGAATATGTTTCCTGCAGACACCACTTCAATGAATTCGGATGAGATGGTCTTCGAAACCGAGGCATTTACAAGGATGCACAAACTCAAATTACTCCATCTCAGTCATGTACAATTGAATGGATCGTATGCAGAATTTCCGACAGAATTGAGATGGTTGTGTTGGCATGAATTTTCTTTGAATTCCATACCCATCAATTTTCCGTTGGAGAATCTGGTTGTTCTTGAAATGCATCATAGCTGCTTGAGACAAGTTTGGAAGGGAACAAAG TGCCTTCCATCGTTAAAGATCCTTGATCTTAGTCATTCTCATGACCTTAGAGAAAGTGTTGCTGACTTCTCACTTTTCCCCAATTTAGAAAAACTGATTCTTGTAGATTGTCGGAATCTGATTGATGTCCATGAATCCATTGAAAGCCTAGAGAAGCTTGTTTACTTGAATATGAAGGATTGCAAAAGTATTAGGATGTTGAACAAGAACATTGGTAAGCTCAAGTTACTCAAAACACTCATTATATCTGGTTGTTCGAATCTTAACGAGTCTTCAGTGGACATGATGAGGAACATGGAGTCTCTGAAAGTGCTTGAAGCAGATGAAATTCCAGTGAATCAAGTACTTACTGCTGGTGGGCAGTTGATTGAATCTTGGCCTGCGAGAAGTTCATATATTTTTTGGACCTCTTTACCATGTTCTTTAGTATCTTTAAGTCTTAGCGGGCGCAATCTCTCGAATGAAGATTTTCCAATGGAACTTGGTAACCTATCTTCCTTGGAAAAATTAAATCTACAGTCCACTTCAGTTTGTAGCCTACCAAGTTGCATCAAAGGGCTAAAGAAGCTTTGTGAACTCAACTTTGGCGGGTGCAAGAGTCTTAAAGAACTTGTAGGGCTACCAAAAGTGAAGCATGTGTTTGTGACTGATTGCACATCATTGGAAAAGGTAACATATGAATCATTTTCATCCTACAAAAATAGTTTAATCTTGTTTCGTCACAACCGCAGCCTAGTTGAGGCGGAGTATATGTTCAGACTAGAACCCATTGGAAAAGTTGATACAGAAATGATCAACCTGTTGGAATTGCGCAATTATTTGGAATCCACGGCAACCATTAAGATGCACGTCCCATTTTCATATGGAAAGATTTCGCAAGACTATGAGTCTCGTCCCATCCAG GGACTCTATGAATATGGTATATTCAGCACATTTCTTCAAGGGAATCAGGTTCCAGGTCGATTTGACCATAGAAGTAGTGATGCAGGGACCTCAATATCCTGTAGAGTGCCTTCACTGCCTCCAAATTATGTAATTCGAGGCTTGAACATCTTTGCTGTCTATGCACTTTCCGAACATTCTTCTTTTTATGCATTCGATAATCCATTATTTAAGAAAGTATGGAATAAGAGCAAGAGTCTAAAGTGGATTTATAACCCGCAAGTGTACGGGATTCCCAGGGAGGGAGAAGACATGGTATGGTTAAGCCATTGGAAGTTGGAAGGTGAGTTATTAGGTGGCAATGAAGTTGTTGTTTCAGTGTTTATGCAACCAGGTGTGTTtcacttgaaggagtttggcGTCCAGCTTGTGTGTGAAAAACACGAAAATAATATTACGAGTAAGCAACACAACACGTGGACGGATCCTTATTATCCACGTGTCATCAGAGGAGATTTGTCATCACGTGAGGCGACAGAAGGAACGTATTGGCTCTGCTGGAGACCACACTCACCTGAAGCTATTGCTTGGTTCGATTACCTCGATAGGGACTTTGATGATCATGAATTAGATACAG TGACGCAACTtggagaagagcaagaggaagaggaagaggaagaagaagaaaagcaacTGCAGGATGATCCCATGCTTCTTCCAGCAGCAACAGGCAGACTTACCTCAGATTCAGAAGATGAAAATAATGGCTCAAAGAACGACATAGAAATATCCGAGAGTTCAAAGAAGGGATCTCAAGGTAATGATAACGATGTTCAATCAGCTGCAAAAGATGTTGCAGATGAAGAATTGATGCAATGCTTGGAAATTTTGAACAACATGGAGGAACTTGACGATGATACTTATTCAAAAGCTTTGAAGCTTTTCCATGACGATGCAACTTGGAGAAAGCTATTTGTGAGCATGCCTGATAaaaggaagaaacctttcatCCTCAGGCTTGGTTCACGTAAAGATTGA
- the LOC103404689 gene encoding protein trichome birefringence-like 19 produces MKFQAIGLPNAKYTQPNITYKKGILLALTLLLLTTIPLCINNSTTSPLPSPNSNITSGLKTLQDEDQCQIFSGSWIPYPDGPAYYTNETCNLILDQQNCLKFGRPDTEFMKWRWKPQDCELPLFDAAQFLELVRGKSLAFLGDSVGRNQMQSLLCLLSNVTYPEDVSHKYSTNTDYFKRYVYHDYNFTMATLWAPYLVKSRDADPNGHGINSLMSLYLDEPDEGWETEVENFDYVIVSAGQWFFRPLIYYENGRVIGCHKCGRDDMKSFLTYYGYKKAFRTVFRTLRNLKNYKGVTFLRTFSPSHFENGAWNEGGNCPRTRPFSKEEMKLDGYILEMHLTQVEELKAAEKKGMKRGLEFRLMDTTEAMLLRPDGHPNFYGQSPHRNMTIADCVHWCLPGPIDTWNEILLYMLKSGHKPS; encoded by the exons ATGAAGTTTCAAGCCATTGGTCTGCCTAATGCAAAATACACACAACCAAACATCACCTACAAAAAAGGTATTCTTCTAGCCCTCACCTTACTTCTGCTCACCACAATCCCTCTCTGTATAAACAACAGCACAACTTCTCCATTGCCATCTCCTAACAGCAACATTACCAGTGGATTAAAAACCCTACAAGATGAAGACCAATGCCAAATATTTAGTGGGAGTTGGATTCCATATCCAGATGGACCTGCTTACTACACAAATGAAACTTGCAATTTGATCCTTGATCAGCAGAACTGCTTGAAGTTCGGGAGGCCCGACACGGAGTTCATGAAGTGGAGGTGGAAGCCCCAAGATTGCGAGTTGCCATTGTTCGATGCAGCTCAGTTCTTGGAGCTTGTTAGAGGGAAGTCATTAGCATTTCTTGGTGATTCTGTTGGAAGGAATCAAATGCAGTCCTTGCTGTGCCTTTTGTCCAAT GTGACTTATCCTGAGGATGTTTCTCACAAGTATTCAACAAACACAGATTACTTCAAGCGCTACGTATACCATGACTACAACTTCACTATGGCAACTCTCTGGGCACCCTACTTGGTTAAATCTAGAGATGCCGACCCGAATGGCCACGGCATCAACAGCCTCATGAGCCTCTACTTAGACGAGCCCGACGAGGGATGGGAAACTGAGGTTGAAAATTTCGATTATGTCATCGTCTCAGCAGGGCAATGGTTCTTCCGGCCGCTGATATACTACGAAAATGGTCGCGTCATAGGGTGTCACAAGTGCGGACGAGACGACATGAAATCTTTTCTCACGTACTACGGTTACAAAAAAGCATTCCGAACAGTGTTTAGGACCCTTCGGAATCTCAAAAACTACAAAGGGGTGACGTTTTTGAGGACGTTTTCTCCGTCACACTTCGAAAACGGGGCGTGGAACGAGGGAGGGAATTGTCCGAGGACGAGGCCTTTCAGCAAGGAAGAAATGAAGCTAGATGGGTACATTTTGGAGATGCATTTGACACAAGTAGAGGAGCTAAAAGCAGCAGAAAAGAAAGGTATGAAAAGAGGCCTTGAATTTAGGTTAATGGATACAACTGAAGCTATGTTGCTGAGGCCTGATGGACATCCAAACTTCTACGGACAGTCACCTCACCGGAACATGACTATTGCTGACTGTGTCCACTGGTGCTTGCCTGGCCCCATTGATACGTGGAATGAGATTTTGCTGTATATGTTGAAATCCGGGCACAAACCATCCTGA